One window of Jannaschia sp. CCS1 genomic DNA carries:
- a CDS encoding DMT family transporter: protein MAQKSRIDAFGAISLTGFALLLAFNQVLIKFVNEGLQPMFFAGLRSLGGAIVIFAWMKVRGLSISIAPGTLPAGLMIGTVFALEFVCLFWALDLTSVTRTSVIFYTMPMWLALAAHFLMPGERLTPVKLTGLAVAFAGVVVALTMRGDGGGEASLLGDILALLGAIFWAAIALCARATKLREVRPEMQLLWQLAVSAPLLLLASLAFGPLLRAPEMIHWIGLGAQILLIVSAGFLFWLWLLTIYPASSVAAFSFLTPVFGVALGWLVLGEEVGPGILVALTLVCLGLLLINRPARSG from the coding sequence ATGGCCCAGAAATCCCGGATCGACGCCTTTGGCGCGATCTCGCTTACCGGCTTCGCGCTTCTTCTGGCGTTCAATCAGGTGCTCATCAAGTTCGTGAACGAGGGCTTGCAGCCGATGTTTTTCGCAGGCCTCCGGTCGCTCGGCGGGGCCATTGTGATCTTTGCCTGGATGAAGGTGCGCGGGCTGTCCATTTCAATCGCGCCCGGCACGTTGCCCGCCGGTCTGATGATCGGCACCGTCTTTGCGCTGGAGTTCGTGTGCCTGTTTTGGGCACTGGATCTGACAAGTGTGACACGCACCTCCGTCATCTTCTACACCATGCCGATGTGGCTGGCCCTGGCCGCCCATTTTCTGATGCCCGGGGAGCGGCTGACACCTGTGAAGTTGACCGGACTTGCGGTGGCGTTCGCGGGTGTTGTCGTGGCCCTGACAATGCGCGGGGACGGGGGAGGGGAGGCCTCTCTGCTCGGGGACATATTGGCGCTTTTGGGGGCTATATTCTGGGCCGCCATTGCGCTTTGCGCGCGGGCCACAAAGTTGCGCGAGGTCCGGCCTGAGATGCAGTTGCTTTGGCAACTCGCCGTCTCCGCGCCCCTGTTGCTGTTGGCATCGCTGGCCTTTGGCCCGCTGCTGCGCGCGCCGGAGATGATCCATTGGATCGGCCTTGGTGCGCAGATCCTGCTAATCGTGTCGGCGGGCTTCCTGTTCTGGCTGTGGCTGCTAACGATCTACCCGGCCAGTTCCGTGGCTGCATTCTCCTTCCTGACGCCCGTCTTCGGTGTGGCGCTTGGCTGGCTGGTTCTGGGGGAAGAAGTGGGGCCAGGCATCCTCGTGGCGCTGACGCTGGTGTGTTTGGGGCTGCTGCTGATCAACCGGCCCGCCCGGAGCGGATGA
- a CDS encoding DMT family transporter yields MDNLKGMGWMTLAMLGFALADTFIKLTLGALPVGQVIAIFGFGGALIFGGWAAAKGERVFDAALFTGPFVLRLGAEVLGTLCFIIALASIELSLLSAIIQANPLLVTLGAALFLGASVGWRRWVAILIGLLGVLIIVRPGLEGFDVNSLWALGAAVGLTGRDLATRAISRDVSTLLLAGWGFAAAGMAGLLLLAVTGGATLPGGLLSLQLTGALIFALVAYYAVTAAMRIGDIPVVTPFRYTRLVFALILAFFVFGERPDMWTLVGAAIVIATGLYTLWRERLATT; encoded by the coding sequence ATGGACAACCTCAAAGGCATGGGCTGGATGACGCTGGCGATGCTGGGGTTTGCCCTGGCGGACACCTTCATCAAGCTGACCCTCGGCGCATTGCCCGTGGGCCAGGTCATCGCCATTTTCGGGTTCGGCGGCGCGTTGATCTTCGGCGGATGGGCCGCGGCCAAGGGCGAGCGTGTCTTTGACGCTGCGCTGTTCACCGGGCCGTTTGTGCTGCGTTTGGGGGCGGAAGTCTTGGGCACGCTGTGCTTCATCATTGCGCTGGCCTCCATCGAATTGTCGCTTCTGTCGGCGATCATTCAGGCCAATCCGCTTCTTGTGACCCTGGGCGCGGCTTTGTTTCTAGGGGCCAGCGTCGGATGGCGGCGGTGGGTCGCGATCCTGATCGGCCTTTTGGGCGTCCTGATCATCGTGCGTCCGGGCCTGGAGGGGTTTGACGTCAACAGCCTCTGGGCGCTGGGGGCGGCCGTCGGTCTGACCGGGCGCGATCTGGCAACGCGGGCAATTTCACGCGATGTGTCGACGCTGTTGCTAGCGGGATGGGGCTTTGCCGCCGCGGGCATGGCGGGGCTATTGTTATTGGCCGTTACCGGAGGCGCGACCCTGCCCGGCGGGTTGCTGAGCCTGCAATTGACCGGTGCCTTGATCTTTGCGCTTGTGGCCTATTACGCCGTGACCGCCGCGATGCGCATCGGTGACATCCCCGTTGTCACGCCGTTCCGCTACACGCGGCTGGTCTTCGCCCTGATCCTTGCCTTCTTCGTGTTCGGAGAGCGGCCGGACATGTGGACGCTTGTGGGCGCCGCCATTGTCATTGCGACCGGGCTCTACACCCTCTGGCGAGAGCGGCTGGCGACGACCTGA
- a CDS encoding Fur family transcriptional regulator has translation MTDTIEDRCTAKGLRMTEQRRVIARVLERSDDHPDVEELYARAVAVDPKISIATVYRTVKLFEEAGILDKLEFGDGRARYEDAERDHHDHLIDMNSGEVIEFVDAEIEALQERIAEKLGYRLKGHRLELYGVPLKKG, from the coding sequence ATGACCGACACAATCGAGGATCGCTGCACAGCCAAGGGCCTGCGCATGACCGAGCAACGCCGCGTGATCGCGCGTGTGCTGGAACGCTCGGACGATCATCCGGACGTGGAAGAGCTTTATGCCCGTGCGGTGGCGGTCGACCCCAAGATCTCCATTGCGACGGTCTACCGGACGGTGAAGCTGTTTGAGGAGGCAGGCATCCTCGACAAGCTGGAATTCGGCGATGGCCGCGCGCGCTATGAGGATGCGGAGCGGGACCACCATGATCACCTGATCGATATGAATTCAGGCGAGGTGATCGAGTTCGTCGACGCTGAGATTGAGGCCTTGCAGGAGAGGATTGCCGAGAAGCTGGGATATCGGCTGAAGGGGCATCGGTTGGAGTTGTACGGCGTGCCCTTGAAGAAGGGGTGA
- a CDS encoding DUF533 domain-containing protein, producing MSLLRTLATVAVGVAAARGARSLANRGNREERRGGGGGLLDNLRGQDDRGGSGLGAILGGSGSQGRSGGGLGDLLEEFGGSGALGGLGSMLGGGAAGGMLGGLLGGGGGGGTSAFGRRLNQSLMSGGEPEDEPTEDEEAMAALMIRAMIMAAKSDGRIDRDERAMLTDRLGDLSARERQFVEDELNARIDVRDFARDVPDHPGLRAQIFAAAMSAIDIDSPREREFAEDLANALGLEEKARGHVQQRMSSAYGAASEESWQKQDIDRAYSRPIQAPASAGGPVRGTKGMQGTPGTGRPYRK from the coding sequence ATGAGCCTTTTAAGAACTTTGGCCACGGTGGCCGTTGGTGTGGCAGCGGCCCGGGGCGCGCGCAGTCTGGCGAACCGGGGCAACCGGGAGGAGCGGCGCGGCGGGGGCGGCGGGCTGCTCGACAATCTGCGGGGCCAGGATGACCGCGGCGGCAGCGGCTTGGGCGCAATTCTCGGCGGTAGCGGATCGCAGGGGCGCTCTGGCGGCGGGCTGGGGGATCTGCTGGAGGAATTCGGCGGCTCCGGCGCGCTTGGAGGTTTGGGCAGCATGCTTGGCGGCGGGGCCGCAGGGGGCATGTTGGGCGGTTTGCTGGGGGGCGGCGGCGGTGGCGGCACGTCAGCGTTTGGGCGGCGGCTCAATCAATCCCTGATGAGTGGGGGCGAGCCGGAGGATGAGCCGACGGAGGATGAGGAGGCCATGGCGGCCCTGATGATCCGCGCGATGATCATGGCGGCAAAGTCCGATGGCCGCATCGACCGCGACGAGCGCGCCATGCTGACCGACCGTCTCGGTGATCTGAGTGCCCGTGAGCGACAATTTGTCGAGGATGAGTTGAACGCCCGCATTGATGTGCGCGATTTCGCCCGCGACGTACCAGATCATCCGGGCCTGCGCGCGCAGATCTTTGCCGCCGCCATGTCCGCAATTGATATCGATAGCCCGCGGGAGCGGGAGTTTGCCGAAGACCTCGCCAATGCGCTGGGGTTGGAGGAGAAGGCGCGCGGACACGTGCAACAGCGAATGTCGAGCGCCTATGGCGCGGCATCTGAGGAGTCCTGGCAGAAGCAGGATATCGATCGCGCCTATTCGCGACCGATTCAGGCCCCAGCCAGTGCCGGCGGGCCAGTTCGTGGCACCAAGGGTATGCAGGGCACCCCGGGAACCGGTCGCCCGTATCGCAAATAG